The genomic stretch CTATGGTGCTGGGCAATCTACTTTCACTTTGATGCTTCGGTTTTATCAGTAAAACAGGTCTAATGAAAGTATAATCCTCATACTGATGTTATgaaatgaaatgcattttaataCACATAAAGGTCTTAATGGTGCCTAGCTATGGATATAGTTCTTGGTGTGCACAGCTTGCAGTGAGATGATATAGTAGAAGAGTGAGACCCAGCCCAGGGTACTGCAGTAGGACGATCAGAGAGGGCTTTCcagttgagatttttttaaagattttatttatttattttcagagacagaggaagggagggagagagggagagaaacatcaatgtatggtttcctcttgtgcaccccctactggagacatggcctgcaacccaggcctgtgctctgactgggaattgaactggcaaccctttgattctcaggctgggactcaatccactgagctacaccaaccaggaaGATGAGATTTAAATGGAGTTTTGAAGTAGTCTTGTAGGGTTTATGCAAGGGTGCATAAAGTGTGTGGGAGAGCATGTGCAAGCAAGTGTGGGAGAGCATGTGCAAGCAAACAGGGAAGAGAAGTCACTGAGAATTAGAGATACTTGGAGAGGTTGATGAGTTGAATCTACACTGTACTAGGGAATTTAGATTCTTATCCTGAACACTCTcatgaatgtttgtgtccttATGCATGCTGGTCAGCTCATTCTTTGTTTTGTGCAACAGCCTTACCTCCCCAGCCATTAATTTATCTTCACTTCTTACTCAGTTCTATTTCTGGCTACAAGgtaatcttgtttaaaaaaaacatttaactagGCCATTTCTATGcacataaacatgtattttattccttgtttttctttagacTGAATCTAAACATTTTGGCCCAGTATTCAGGCTTGTCTTTCCACTGTCCAAAACACATGTACAAATGTACCTCTCTTGTTCTAGTAGGATTTCTGTAAGATGCACCTGCTTGTTATCCCTATCTCCTTCATCTCTTTGTAGATTTTATTCACCCCAGTCTGATTTTGCTCAAGTAGTTTCCTCTTTGGAATTTTAATCTCCCCAGATCAATTtcaattacttctttaaaaacagGCTGAGATTTGACCatcctgaagaaaaagaaagtttgctGATCAAACCTTACAGCATGTTGATAAGCTTCTGACATTACATTTCTTGGTGCTGAGCTTTAAACTCACATACTTTAGACTACTCCCTACACCCCACCCCTACTCCATCTGTCTTCACATTGTCCAAGCCTTTCCAGTGAGTAGAGATTTTGTCTTCTAAATATCTTACTTTCCAATGTAAGTCCATCTACAGTATCCTATATACTAAATGGTCCAATAAATGCTTGTTAGaagaatatattatatgtaaacatatatcaTAGTATAACCTCTTTAATAACATGCCAAGACCATTATGTGAAAGTttcatacatgtttaaaaattagCTACTTGTCTCTTGCAAGCTGAATTCAAAGAAAATCAAGATGACAGATTATGGCCGTTACTTAGGTATATATAGTTCACATTGAtaagtagaaaattttaaaaaaggtattggAATTCTTCCGATTGAATCACTTTTAAAGCTGGTCTTCCATGATAAAACATAGGTGAAGACATAGAGGAATTTACAACTTCAGAGTAAATCCCTGGACATTAGAATGTAGAAGACTAGGAACACCGTTTATTCAGTATCTATTTTGTACTAGTCATTACAAGTCTGCTAACTTCACATAAATTATCTCACTCAATCTTTCCAATGTCTCCTCCCAAGAGAAGTAATTATTATGATGGTCATTTTATAGCCAATGCCACTCTGGCTTAAAAAGAAGTTTAAGGATTCTTTCCAAAGTCTTACTTCTGAGTGATGTATTTGGGACTGGAATCCAGGTCTATTTGGCTCTCGAGCCAAAGTGCTTTGAGAGGTTATGTAGACTGTATTGTTAGTATGGCAGTACTTAGAAACCAGCAAATAACTTGACAATTTTTGACAAGTAACAAACTTTCTTGGTCTCAGATCCTCATTCTTAAGAAGTTGCCCTAGATAATCTTTAACTTATTGTGGAAAAGtggcatttattttgaaattacagtTAAAAATTTCATGGCATGGTGAATCAGGTGGAAAAGGGCACATCAGTGAGTTATATAATGACTATAACAGGaacatacagggtgggcaaaagtagattaataataataatacattaattaattaatacagGGATAAACTGTTTCTCATAAACACAatcgtaaacctacttttgccaatgTTGAAGTGTATCCAATATTTTAGAGACAAATAAGTCATTAATAAATGTACTGTACCCTAAACTATTAGATGTCAATAATGGTAATTTTACTAGACGTCTAGGCCTCTCCTAAATATTGTGCAAGGAAGTATTATAATACATAAAAGACAAAAGTCTAGAATAACACTTATGTGTAAGATAGTTGAATATGATAATTATCTTTAAAACTCCCCTCAGGTCCTTGGGGATCTAGGTAGAATGACTGGGTATCCTCAGGTAAATTAGAGCTGGTTTATGCCCGTAATCTAGAATGAACTGAATGCAATAAAATGCTAATATACCAAATGCTCTGATTATTGccaattaaaatctttttttccacaCATTGACTTCTTCCACCATTTGGCTCTTGTGGAGGAGTTTGGTCAGTGCTAATAACTGAACATTCTCCTCTCAAACATAAACAGTCACACAGAAAAATAACTATATCTTCTTTGTAGTGCCATCCTATAAGGTTCTGAATACTTTGTCACTGAACTTGGTTGGatgaaattaaaatcttttatatcAAGTCACATGACAGACACTCAAAGGCACAAACTGCCATTACATTTAAGTGGGGTAATTTGATGTATTAATCTATACCTCAGGGCTCAGATCTAGCTTGTAAAGAAAACTAATTAAAACTGGCCATTGGAGAAAAGAAACtctaaaaagagataaaaatgagcTCCAAGTTCCTTGAAAATAAGATACAAGCATAAAATAAACGTCAAGAAATAGCATGGAGgctgaaaaatatcttttttttactacttttacAATGGACTGTGATAAAATTTCAGTCCTCTCTGGAGTcctataagttaaaaaaaaagctaatgatCAGAGAACAGAATGGGGACCAAGCACTACAACAAGTAGGTCCAATGCATGTTCTTAATGTGAAGACCACAGGTCAGAATTGTGTCTCTATAGCACTTGTATTTCCATACACTGAACAGATAGTTCTAGGCAAAAGATTTATCTAAACATGGGCtaataagacacacacacaaaaatctcatacaATTTAAAGTGTTcctatcaaaaaatatattttgtaataacaCATAAAAATGAGTAAGGGTGAAAGATAGATGTTAGCAGACCACAAATACTTCAGAAGGAAAGGATTGTTGTGAAATCCTTTAGGTATTGATCCATAAACCAATAGCCTTTGTTGACTACAGTGGTTCTTACGCTAACTAGAATAGCATTGtaaattaaagagaaattaaaatgttgttgtagctttaattttaatgtagtaatCTACTAAGTATGTGGTGTGAAAAgttagtattcaataaatatggaTGGTAACTCATACCTTAAATTCCTCCaagattttgtaatttttcccATGATATTCACAAAAGTTTTTCACTTCTTTGCACTCAGGACAGCATCCATTGTGTTCCACTTTAGTACACTTTGGGTGAATTTTAGGGCATTCTGGCTGGTCGCAAACAGGTCCATCCAGAGCACAGACACATGGACAGTTGGAATGCCCTGGGAAAAATCGTTCTCCCAGCTTGTATACAAAGCCGCTGTCATCCACACACCCTTTCCCTCGATAATCATCAAAGATCAAATTGTCATTACTGGAGGTCTGGTCACCTTCATCAGCAGGGTAGTCTTCATGACTGATGGCGGCAGAGGTGACCAATCCAGGGATGACCAACAGAAGTATGCAAGCTTCATGAATATGAAGAGCCATCCCCCTCCTCAAAGGCTTCTGGATGTGCTCCTAATATTAAATATACTCAGCTCCTTCCATGGGAATATAAGAGGGGTAggctgaaaataaatattaaaaaaataatttgacatatataaagaaaatgtagattTATTTAAGCCTATGCTCTTAACCTGCTTACTTGGGATCTGTTTGGAAGATGGACTTCAAATAGAGGTCCATGCAACTATCTACACTTCATTATGAAGTCTGGAGAGTTGATCCTTGGCATCATATAcattaaaatttgtcttttatggAGTTATTTCACATAGGAATCTTTAGCTTGAATTTACCTTCTGAATTTTAAAGGTCTGGTTTTGTCTAAATTGTAGGAAGTGGTTACTTACAAATAACCCAAGAATAATTTAATTGatgttttctattattctttAAACCATATTGGTGATAGAATGAGTATATGTTGCAATCATCTGCATGAAAACTCCAGAGATTTGTGAGTAAAATTCTACCtctaagagaaagggaagaaaccaACAGTTGAGTGTGCATTGTAATTGGAATGGAGCTAGTACAAAggccttccttctttttatgctCATAATTGGAGAACAACAATGATCTCAGTGTGGGTTACTTGTTTCAGTCACCATAaatctagattttaaaatttagctaagaagaaaaatagcatAACTATTCCATAGTGAAGAAGATAGaacatttaaagtaataaataatacaatacaaGACAGCTCCTGgtacttaaatttatttgtattgtattaTTGTCCACACCTTTATTTTACTCAGAGAGTAAGCTTCTGGTGGGCAAGAAAGAGGTATATGAGAATTTTTTTCAACAACTTGAATCTAGTATTCATGTAATACTACTCGAATGAATTACTTCAATATATAATAAATGCCATTCAACAGTCCTGAAAACATACATCTCTTTTGACAAGCCAAAGATATTTTCCACAAAAATGCCAGTGTCAAACTATTTATTGGTTTCATAGAATAGTAATGAGGTGTTGCCATTCATGGAAAACATGCCTTGTTAGTGTGGTTGCATTGACTCTTGTATACTTCACGTAGTGCTTGGTGTGGAGTGTTGCCAGTGGGTTCTCACACAAATGTTTAGAGTGACTAACTCATATGAAAACTCTGGGGAAACTGACCTTAGGGAGTCATAGATAAAGAGAACTGTTGTCTAATAATTCATTTgtctatttaaatgtttttggcTTTATGGCAAATATCACTAAAATTGTATATAGGACATTTTCAGATCATTTATGATctgaaatttatttgtttatttttagattataatAAGAGCAATGATAAACCATGCATTTTCAGCCTAACATAGAGATGACACttttaaataagataaagatGGCATTAGGAAACTTTATGAAGtataacatttgcattttaagttAGATATGCAAATTCTAGTAATAGTAAAATGTAAGGTAGTATATTCATGCCCTCCCTTCAAGAGAAAACTGCTCTCTGATATTAGAATTCCTCTTGGGTAGGTAATGATAACTGAGacagatttcttttgaaatatgtcaaaaataatgAGTCatgacagaacaaaaaaaatgcaaacctATAATTCTACTTGAGAAGCTGGAAGCTCCCTTTGACAAagcattttttctcttaaattactACAGAGGCTACAAACATAGCAGAAGCTCCTGAAAAAGCATATGCATTTTTTACTAATTAAGGCATGCATTTTATACATCTCTCACATATTAAGaaagtttatttgaaagaaaaaaagctagtGTGCTTCCTTATAGTATTTCAGCAGCACCTGTCAATATGTGCAAGATAAGCCATAGAAAATACCCATATCATTCTGCTTCCAAAGGACATAGACAGAAATGATTTCTCTGCAAGCTACAGGTAGGCATTAATATCAGGTTATGGCAAATGTAAACTTAAGAGGTAAAAATGGGTGTAATACCCACTttatataaacattaaacatACTCATCatgtgaaatacatttaaaatctgCATGAAGAAAACAAGATTTTCTATTTAACATAACAAAGTtcttaggttattttttaaaaattccaatttaTAATTGAGCTGCTCTAGTGCAGTTTAAGACActatttaggaggaaaaaaacattagAGAAATCCAACATAATGTTTATATGAAGGTTTTTAATAAGTAAACATTACTAAAAGGAAGATCACTTTTGAGCCAaactttcccccctccccacattgCTACATATGATTTAAAacaactgcatttttttctttgagaaaacaaatataactCATGTCATAAGACACACTTACCTAATCACTCTGGAGGTTAATGGTGGTGATAGGGGTCATA from Phyllostomus discolor isolate MPI-MPIP mPhyDis1 chromosome 4, mPhyDis1.pri.v3, whole genome shotgun sequence encodes the following:
- the VWC2L gene encoding von Willebrand factor C domain-containing protein 2-like; the protein is MALHIHEACILLLVIPGLVTSAAISHEDYPADEGDQTSSNDNLIFDDYRGKGCVDDSGFVYKLGERFFPGHSNCPCVCALDGPVCDQPECPKIHPKCTKVEHNGCCPECKEVKNFCEYHGKNYKILEEFKPSPCEWCRCEPSNEVHCVVADCAVPECVNPVYEPEQCCPVCKNGPNCFAGTTIIPAGIEVKVDECNICHCHNGDWWKPAQCSKRECQGKQIV